tccttggtgctcttcaacccttgcactttgttatactcctctctacttagagaggcgaggagtatcgttgtcgcttgagagttgaagtgctcgatttgggccacctcttcctcatcataatccttatcccctatggatggtacctgtgcaccaaactcaacaacatcccatatacttttgtggagtgaggttagatgaaatcgcattaaatcactccacctagcataatcttcaccatcaaaagttggtggtttgcctaatgggacggaaagtagaggtgcatgtttagaaatgcgaggatagtgtagggggatcttactaaacttcttacgctcttggcgtttagaagttacggagggcgcatcggagccggaggtcgatgttgatgaagtgtcggtctcgtagtagaccactttcctcatcctcttttgcttgtccccactccgatgcggcttgtgggaagaagatttttctttcttctctttgtggtgagaagaagatttcttctccttccctttgttggaggagctcttcttcttctcccttcttttggtgcgggactcttccgatgaagtgctcccgtggcttgtagtgggcttttcgccggtctccatctccttcttggcgtgatctcccgacatcacttcgagcggttaggctctaatgaagcaccgggctctgataccaattgatagtcgcctagagggggggtgaatagggcgaaactgaaattttcagatataaacacaactacaagccgggttagcgttagaaataaaaacgagtccgcgagagagggcgcaaaacaaatcgcaagcaaatgaagagtgtgacacgtggatttgttttaccgaggttcggttctcgcaaacctactccccgttgaggaggccacaaaggccgggtctctttcaacccttccctctctcaaacggtccctcggaccgagtgagcttctcttctcaaatcaaagccgggaacaaaacttccccgcaagggccaccacacaattggtgcctcttgccttgattacaatggagttttgatcacaagaacaagtgagaaagaaaagaagcaatccaagcgcaagagctcaaaaagaacacggcaaatctctctctctaatcactaaagccttttgtggaattggagaggatttaatctcttttggtgtgtctagaattgaatgctagagctcttatagtggttgagaagtggaaaacttggatgcaatgaatggtggggtggttggggtatttatagccccaaccaccaaaagtggtcgttgggaggctgtctgttcgatggcgcaccggacagtccggtgcacaccggacatgtctggtgcccccgccacgtcatcactgccgttggattctgaccgttgaagcttctgacttgtgggcccgccaccggacatctactattccttgtccggtgcgccagtatgggcgcgcctgacttctgcgcgcgctgcgcgcgcatttaatgcgccgtaggtagccgttggcgcggaggtagtcgttgctccggagttgcactggacagtccggtgcacaccggacatgtccggcgaattatagcggactagccgttggagattcccgaagctggcgagttcctgaggctgctcctccttggcgcaccggacactgtccggtgtacaccggacagtccggtgaattatagcgcgagtgcctctgaaaattcccgaaggtggcgagttttagttggagtcccctggtgcaccggacatgtccggtggtgcaccggacactgtccggtggcacaccggacagtccggtgcgccagaccagaggcgccttcggttggccctttgctccttggttgaatccaaaacttgatctttttattggctgagagtgaacctttagcacctgtataacttatgcactagagcaaactagttagtccaattgtttgtgttgggcaattcaaccaccaaaattaacttaggaactaggtgtaagcctaattccctttcaacatcaACACGAGCGTGAGCAACGGAATCTAAAATGTTTCAAATATAACCTAAACATAAGCGCGACTTTGGCCCAAGAAGACATTTTAGGTGGATAATGAAGGACAAATGGACAATAGaatcctctttcttttcttttatctatttattttattttctattttccattGTAACCAAGTCCACCCATATGAGGATTATAGTTCTTAGGCTATGACCAGTAGATCGTACATATGGTCGAGTAAAAAACTGTTTTGCACTTTATACAATACTGTTTATGGAGTGAAATTTAAAATATAGAATATGTAGAATTCGATCTGACATGTCTCCTCCCAATGATATCATATCTTTTTCTAAAGGTAGTTTGGTAATCTCGTGGTTACAAGGAGCTATCTGTCTGATTCCTAGCTGTGAGCCTGTGATGTTATTTTAGCCTCCCTACTCTGACTTATGGTAGATCCCTTTTTTGGTAGTTCTGCAATTTATCGTGTCTTAGGCTATCTACACACTTATCATCAAACCCTATATAAACAGTATAATCTACAGGACAAAATAGTGTTTTGCATAAACACACAGTTATATACACAATTTGATAAAGATAAGAGTAAAACAATGTCACATTAAGCACTATTGACCACATTATTCATAAAATGAGTTTAAAATAGCAAATGGTATAAGAGATAGGATGGGAAAGTTATGGACAACTTTACATACGCATCCTCTTTTTTAAATAGTACAATGTACAGTGTAAAATATGCATGATCCGCTATAAGTATGGCAAGCGGATAAGCTCAATGGACAGACAGTGTGCTGGGTTCGTCTTTCTTGGCTGTCGAAGAGGAAATGACGGATACGGAGTGTTGGCGTCGATTCGGACGCTAATCACTGCGTTGAGAATCGGCGGcgatgctctctgcacaggcgcggatggtccgcggccaagggccggacggtccgcaacctgACGCAAGGctcgggtttcctgcctgacgggtcggacgGTCTGCGCCTATAGGTCGAACGATCTGAGCGTGCGCGGGGACGACAGAATTCGCCGACAGCGCCTGAATCTTGCTCtcaggagggaccccgtcggggaggagagatcctatatGTTGTCTAGGATCGACAAGCCACTCTAGACACCTCTAATCAAcatagagccgaagagaagcgaaAAATTTAAGGATTAAGAGACTAAACTAGAAGTACTCCTTCTAAGGTAAAAACAAGAGATAAACTGATTATTAATTCGATTGATAATGTTTAATCGGTCGTATtcctctatatttatagaggagggggctgaacCCATTACATACAAATCTCCCAAgttaattccgcgaatctagccaACAACTGTAGCAAGAAACTCAGAACCCTAACTGACTACGCGCGCGGACCGTCTAGACTCGGGGCCGGACCGTTAGCACCGTCAATTTGCCATCCAACACAGAGCTCTAAAAGGTTACAAAAATAATTTTGTTCCTGTCAAGTGTCAACTACTATCAAGTATCAACCGCACCATTTGGAAGAAAAAAAACAGGAAACCGAACATAGATGAGTTCTTGTCCTAGGGAGCATCGCATTGTACACTGCTTGGTACTTGATCACTTCTAGTTGATTACAGAGAAACCATGGGGAAAATGGGCGCGCAGTGCTTCATTAGTTGGTTCCCGATGATGATTAGGATGAGAAACCATAAAAAAAATGAAGCACTCGGCGGTGAGGCTGGGGCTGGTGAAATCACATAGAAACGAATTGCCAGGAAATCACAAACTGCACCGCACAGCTCGTTGTTCGTTGCATAGAAGACTCAAACTTTGTCAGCGGCATCCAGTGATGTGCCGCCCTCTGAACTCCTGACTGCAGCCAGCTTCTCAGCTAATCTTTGCTCCAGTGCCCGTTGACCCCTCTCTCTACAATGAGATAAAAAGCATTATGCCAGACAGAATAGAACCACGGTTGCACGCAACTAGCAAGTGGCAAGTGTCAACAGAGTCATGTGATATGAAACAACCAAATGGAGCTACAAGCTACTGCAGATCTGCAATAGTCGAACAAACACAGAAAACATGACAGTCACAGGAACAATTGGTGACTCCACTAGCTCAAGGACCTGACAACAGAAAACATGACGGTGAAGAAACCATGAGGTAGAACACAGTATCATTTGTTTGTGAAAAGGCAGGACAATAGAAGTAATATTGCTTATTACGAACAAAATGTTACTAGCAGGAAAAAGTCATGCACTGGTAAAACTGAAGACCGAGCCATGAAAGCCAACCTCCTCCTGTTTGCCTCAAACGAATCTGAACCAGGTAATGGTGAGGTGTCTAATGTTTCTCCCCTGGCATCAGATCTTCCACAAAGTAACCTATGGAATACAGATGCTATTGGGTCGAGAAATGGTCTGCATGTTTTGACAAATTTGTCAGAATCTACTTCAGCGAGCAGCATAATAGTCTAGAGCTCTATGTAGGGAAAATGAACTACCTTACAAATTCAgggaagaagcttgagaaagagAACTCCTCACTTGGATCCCCTTTCAGGCTGGTCTCAAGTCTCTTTTGAAAGTAACGGAGGTAGATCCAACTCATATACATGCCAAACAACAGAACTGGGAGGTAAGACATAAAGTCGTATATGAAGATGCTTCCAAGAATGGATATCAATGCAACAAGAGATGGAATCCACTGTATACCCAGAAAAAACAAGATCATTAGCGAACATTAATGGTAGGACGAAAAACAAGATTACTTTCATTGATATTCGAAGAGACCGACCTTTGCCTTAATTTTTAGCACAAAAAGATTAAGCTCTTGATCAGGTAAAAGCTGTTTAATGCCCACCAACAATCCTGATAGAACCCCATAAAATCCAGAAAAAGGAGTATAGCTGGAAAAAAGCAGATTGTAAGAACACCAAAGCTGGACCTAATATGAAATGCCAAACTACTTATTTTGTAGATAtaaggtgccgtttggttcacatattggtaacgtaatgggtaaccaATAACGttagatcatgtttgtttaagtccaaccgtAATTGATACCACACTACAAATGGATACCtccttattcaaatttgttaccgccggtattcgagtgtgaatcgttaccattaccatttacgttacatttcgtgaaccaaacggcaCATAAGAGAAATATGGTACGTACAGGTAGATCTCTTGCTGAGTTATATAGTACAGCACAATAGCAGTCATGAAAACACAAGCAGAAGTTGAAAGGTTGACGATAAAAATGAACTTTGATAACTCTTTTGAACCCCATAGAGGTTCTAACAACTTCCCAAATAAAAGAAGGCCAATGATGCTGACAACCATCTGCAGAAATATTGGTCATGTGAGTTGAAGGAGCTCCAATATGTTAATGAAGATGACATATTTGTCAAAATGTTTGTGATACTCAGAAGGGCCAGTAAGCAGATGCATTAACAAATGTGATGCCATACTTTATTTAGAACAAAAACAGCAAGCAGCAGATCAACCATTCGAGGGCAAAACATCTACAAAACAGAACGGAAAGTATTTTCCATTGCCTAAGGTGGCATTCAAGTGTACAACAAACAACTAGAAGAATTCTAGGTAATAATTAACAAGAACCGTGCTATGTTTCCAATACTGTAATAAGAGAAAGCTAGAAGCTAAATTAGATCAGATTTTCTGATGCGATTGACTCCATGACATAAATTACATCCAAACAAGCAGATAACAGCAAACTGTAATATACTCTACCCCTACCTGAACTTCACCGAGTTCACTACTTTTTTTGTTGTTAGCAGCTTCTTTCAATAACTAACTAGATATAATATAAGCATTACTaggcttttgacttgatttggaagGATTTTTCTTTCACATAAAAATCAAAGAGTAAACATGCATACATGACGAATTGACGAAGGTGCGGATAATAAATTCAATGATGGGATGGGAAAATTTACCCCTGGAATTGTTTGCTCGACATAGCCTGCAGTTATCAGGTTCCAAGCAAAAGGGATCGTTCTGCAGATAAAAAACAGATAGCTGAATATTCGAGACACACATTTGGTTCGGTGTTTTTTTTTCCTTTAGAGAATATTTGGTAAATTAATTGCATAGGCTAAAGCAAACCAGATGCAATGCTGAATGCAGTCTAGATCTAGACATTTAGTGGTGTGAAACCATGAGACCAACTGACCAACATGTTATTAATTTAGCACGCTGACTAATTATTGTAATTGCAATAACCCAGCAGCTTAAACCTGCATTTCAAATGGATGTTCTGGATCCACATAACAGTCAGTAGTACCAGAAGAACAAGCATTTTACCACAGAGGGTGACTAAGAAACAACTGGGCATCCAGTGGAAACCCATAACGTGGTAACTAGGAAACAGATCTAGGCAAGCTAGGAGCCAAACAGGCAACTAAAGATGTTGCTCTGGATACAGAATTCCAATACAGTGGAGATCTGAGCTTCTACCTTCCAGGGATAAGCGCGAGATAGGTGACGGCGGACGGAAACAACTGGACTACAAGGTGCACAATGAGCAATATGACGGCGAGGCCCTTGCACAGCTTTGTGTATCCCCTGAAGAAGCCTCCACTCTGCATTCGTTGGCGAGACCATATGTCATGAGAGGGAGAGAACTGATTATTTTCCATTCAAACACATGGCATCTATCTAATCGGTGGCAAAGGGCATAATGGGACATACAGTAATTTCAAACAAAATTCAGTCGCCAGACAATATCTATCCATCTAGCAAACAACAAATCGGTTAGTCTGTGGATAGCAGCACGCGCGAACACGTTGGGGCCGATTCAATCTTAGATATGGCAGATAGTATCAGATCACGAGGTGTCCTGATTCATGGCGCCCGCCCTAAACAAACAGGCTACTCCCAGATCTAGATAGAGATGGGAGAGGTGTACCCAGAGGGACGAGAGAGATGAGAGAGGTGTACCCCGGCGGGAAGGAAGAGATGGAGAGAGGTGTACCCCGGCAGGAAGCGAGGGCGGCGGAGGCGAGCTACCGCTCATCATAGTGGCGGCCGCCGCCCGGCGAGATCCGCCGCGCTGCTGGGTTTCTTGCTCGGGATCGCCGCGGAAGGAATTAGCGGAGTGCAGAGCAAGCAAAGCAGTGGGGGTCGGAACTCGGAAGTCAGGGTGCGTTTGGACAGAGCAGCTGAGGTGTGTTTGGTTCACAACCAGATTCAGTGCAAAAAACATCGTAATAGATTCTTAAAAATCTACATATATTTCTATAGTTTGATTAATCACCTCTCACCAGATTTTTTTAGATTTATGCCATCCTTGCCGCAAGCTATCATACTCTTACAGTTGACAGTTGTTTAACTAAAtatattttagcttttccaaaATCATCAACTCTCAATAGCTTTTTTATATAGATAAAATTAGATTTTTAAGAATCTATAGGTGAACCAAACATATTCTAAATAGGTTTCTTCTATCTCCTTGTATAACTTAGCTTAAAGCATGATAAGGACTAACTTTTAATTCTGTTTTAAATGCTAGTTAAAAGTATTTAGTATAATTTAATTATAGAACCAATTATGTAGATAGAAATTAAATGGTCAAACGAGTCTATAAACATAATTAGTTCACGCATATCATGATATGATGCTAAAACAAACATTTGTTAGTTATGGATTAATTAAGTTTAATAAATTTATCTCGTCGTTAACATAATTAGTTCATGATTCGCGCATATCAGCATATCATGATATGATGCTACAACAAACATTTGTTAGTTATGGATTAATTAAGTTTAATAAATTTATTTCGTCATTTAATCTTTATATATGTATTTAGTTTTATAGTTAGATTATATTTAATACACGTAAGTGACATTTAAACATCCTATATAATATGAACTAAACTTTAATCAGGTAACCGAACATACCCTCACAGTCTTGCTTAGTTCCAGCGGCAATCTCTTCTAGTCTAGAATAACTAGTTCAAAGAGAAGAAACCACGAAGGTTTGATATGCAATGTCGAAGTGAATAAGAGATTTATGAATGTATAATCCATCCTCTCTAATATAGTTGATGTTTTTTCATTTGAACATAAAATTTTAAAATAAAAGTAAAAAAAATATAGTATATAGAAAATAGAGATGCATTGGTAAAAGAAAAAAAGATATAAGAGAAAAATATATTGTAAAATAAGAACATATGATATTTAAATCATATATCACCATTTTAGAACTACAACCTTAACTATTTAGAACAATTTTAGAACAGAATACCTATAACATCAACTATTCTATAACGAAGTAGCTAAAGTGCCGGTCCTTCTGCCACCAGCCGTTTAATCAATATAATAAGTAACAAATAATTTCCTGTCACGAATCAAACGGGCATTTCACAAAGTTAAAAGGCAATAATCAAACGGTTACTTCACACAGGTAAAAGGTATTTGAGATTTAAGGGTAGGACAGATGAACGGATCAGTATGAAAGTGAATGTTCAACGGATACATTTCATTTCAATTGAATACAGTCAATACAGATGACCATGAATCGACAAATCTGGCCTAGCGAAAGGTAAAACTTCTGCAGAACATATTGATCAAACCTTTGCACCAGACCATCCTTGGCATATGATGAAAAGCTGCTTTGCAGCAGCAACGCAGTCTAGTCAGTAGGATGTATATCAGTCCCTCTACAGTAGCAGCAATGGGGCTGGGGAAATCACAACACACACAAACCAACGCTACAACATGCATGATTATGGCACCACAGAAGGCGCCCGTCATTGGAATCACTttacaacaacaacaaaaaaaaaaGACAAGGAACTCCCTCTTCTAGGCTCATCTGGGCAGCCGTTAGATCCTTGGTTTCACGCGTCGTCCATTGGCATCTCCACCATCAAGGACTTCAGTTGAATACAGGCAGGGGCTCACGGAGTGCTCTCCTATCTTGGCCACATATTCAAGAAGCTCGGTCAGGAGGGATGGACAGCTTTGCTGCAAATAATCAAACCCATCGGTTTGCATGACAGCTGCAAAGAAAAAAAACATGGTTAAGAAGATGCTGATATATGAAACCAGCATATAGGTGATTTGAAAGCACAAGACATAATAATGATACTGAAACACATGATACAGATACAGAATAAACGGTTCTATAAGTATCATATTTTGCAGCTAGCATTCCACATCAGTTACTACCCAGCAAAAATAAGCAATAAACAGTTATGAGTTATGACTAACGAAATGTTTTTTGACAAGCTTTTTGCTCGTTCCTCAAATTGTCTTAAGATAAACTGTTCACGCATTTTTCAAAAGAACCCACATGTTTCATGTTTAAAAAAACACCATGAAATTTACGAACCGGTGAACAAAGTTCTAAAACTAAGAAGAAACAGTTAGCAGAATTTAAACTCTAACAAATTATAAACAGAACTTCACTACTCATTACAACTGTGATGCATGACCATCATATCTATGCATTTATCAGAATCAAATTAAGAAGAAATTGAAGTGTTCCAGTATAACTCAAGCTAAAATGCACAGAATCGAACCAGGAAATTTATGTCTCGTAGGCCTCTCAACTATACAAGTTTTAAGCCTTACAATAGTGTTCAAAGACCAGTGCAGATAAGTATAGTTGCAGTTTTTCAGCAAATGGATAAGTCTGGCTAATCATAAAACTAAATAACTAGAGCAGGTACATACTCAATTTGACCTTCTAGAGCCAACCGTTTATATTAGTAATCAATAAAAAAATCAAGATAACATAGAGAAATGTTGCACTTACCTTTCAAATTCTCAGGCAGAGCCACAAATTTTAAGCAAACAGTTTTTAGCTGATAGCAGTGGTGCTGTTCAGCCAGTGCCAAAGTATTTGCCACTGTGTTTATTGCAACATCTTCACACAGCTTAAGTTCACAGAGCAACTTTAATCTCTCCAATGCATAACGGTCTGCAGCAGCAAGTAAATGTTGAGCCATCAAGGTGGATACCCAAGTTGTATTTACACCAGTAAGCTCTTCAAGATCCGGCAACTCATCCCAGTACATGAAATGGAGCAAAGCCTGCAAAAATTCAATAAGTATAAACTCAGAATGAATAAATAAATGATAAACGTTTACAAGCAAGAAAATTGAATGCGACATGCTTCTGACAGCAAAAGGAATGCAAAAGCAAAACTTAGGGAACATACATCTCACCGCCTAACAATGTACTCAAAATTTAACTTTGACCTATAATTTCTCTTATAATATGAACTCTGTAGCAACAAAGCATAACCATATACTATGGTACTTTCAAATATGAAATTAtgaatcaaatgatatcacttTTCAATAATAAAATCTACATCATGTCATGTTACTTATTGGTTAAAAATACAAGGTTTGAATCTTAAAATGTGTGCATACCTTATACGAAGAGAAATGGAGGGAGTACCATACAATAGAACAAGTACCACTAGATGAACTTGACCGCTTAACTATAGTTACTAAGAGTGTCTTGACCAGATCTCTTATAATGCATCTGATATAAGTTGTTTCAGGAGTGCCTCAAAAACAATTTAGGATATAAGAGAACATTGTTGTAGCAAATTACCTAAAATATGTCTCCTATATTTCTTTAGAAGTAGGAGAGAGGGGGTTGTCTCCTTTATTTAGGAGAAAGGATGCTTCTTTTAGGAGACTCTTAAAAATTACAGGTATAGGAGATAAAATAGGAGATCCACTGAAGCACCTATATCTCCAAAAATGATACTTTTTAGGTATAGGAGATTGGATAGCATATCTGTTGGAGATGGTCTAAGTGAAACTCGAAAATGCTTGCTAGCAGCACATTGGGCCGCTGAAATGTCCTAAAAATGGTGCACACCATGCAACATTAGTTAGTAGCAACCATCAAACAGAAAATCAGCATAATTCTGCTTTATTTGCTTCCTCAGACATTCTAAATGGAATATAAGTATAGATTTTAATTGCTTGAGTACAAATTTTTCGAATCTTTGCAAGTTGGGGGCTTCGGGCATACTTTAACCATGCATATGTTCTGGATGTTGATACTACCTACAGTCAATTAGATATGACGTTTCAGACAATATAAATGACACATCTTCTACCTATCTTTAGTGTTTGAAATGTCGTATTTTAGTGGTGCGAGGTAGTATATAGTGTTGATGCATGAACTGTATTTTAACTAATTATAGCACAGAGATAGTAGCATGGGAGAGATTATATGACTGTAACAAAACCAAAGCAGACATATAACCAAATAACACCAGGGGCTAGGGTCACCTTGAATACTGgagcctccatgtcttcaatctTTATACACTTCATGTCCTTATCCTTCATTGGACCAAAAAGTTGCGCCCTAAAAACAGGAGACCGGGCTGAA
This portion of the Zea mays cultivar B73 chromosome 2, Zm-B73-REFERENCE-NAM-5.0, whole genome shotgun sequence genome encodes:
- the LOC100283447 gene encoding Rhomboid-like protein 19-like; protein product: MMSGSSPPPPSLPAGSGGFFRGYTKLCKGLAVILLIVHLVVQLFPSAVTYLALIPGRTIPFAWNLITAGYVEQTIPGMVVSIIGLLLFGKLLEPLWGSKELSKFIFIVNLSTSACVFMTAIVLYYITQQEIYLYTPFSGFYGVLSGLLVGIKQLLPDQELNLFVLKIKAKWIPSLVALISILGSIFIYDFMSYLPVLLFGMYMSWIYLRYFQKRLETSLKGDPSEEFSFSSFFPEFVRPFLDPIASVFHRLLCGRSDARGETLDTSPLPGSDSFEANRRRERGQRALEQRLAEKLAAVRSSEGGTSLDAADKV